CGGGAATCGTCGGTGAGCGTCACTACGGTATCGCGCGCGAAGTACAGCGCATTCTGCAGCGCTACAAAGACCTGCAAGACATCATTGCGATTCTTGGTATGGACGAACTGTCAGAGGACGATAAGGTTCTCGTAGGCCGTGCGCGCCGCATCGAACGTTTCTTGTCTCAGCCATTTTTTGTGGCAGAACAGTTCACCGGCATGCCGGGCAAGTACGTCAAACTCGAAGATACAATACGCTCATTCGAAGAGCTGCTCTCTGGTAAATATGACAAATACCCAGAACAGGCTTTCTATATGTGCGGTGCGATCGAAGACGTCGTTGAACGCGCGAAATCGATGGCATAAAGAAACGACGACTGAATAGAGAAAACAAAGTATGGAAACTGCAACAGCCGAGTTAACTGTCAGCATCTACTCCCCTGAGAAGAAGCTGCTCGAAGAGCCGGCTGTTTCAGTCGGGTTGCCGGGCAAGAAAGGGTCATTCACTGTCTTGCGGGGGCACGCGAATCTCGTTGCAGAGCTCGAGGCAGGCGTTGTGCATGTGCAGACCGGTTCGCGCGATGAGATCTACGTCGTCGACTCAGGTTTTGCCGAAGTGAAGGGCAATCAGGTAATCGTTCTGGTCGAGGGCGCGACCGACCCGAAAGAGCTGAAGCTCGAAACCGAACAGGCGGCACTCGAAGAAGCCTTAAACCGTCAGGTAGAAAACCCTGTACAATATGCGCGCAAGCAGCATGATATCGCGCTTCGCCGCGTGCGGGCTCGCGTCGCTGCCTCGGCTGTTTCTAATTCTAATTGAAGTAAAAGCGGGTATTAAGCCTGCGGCGCCTTTTTATTGTCTAATCTCTCTTTGTATGATATACCGCCCCTCAGCAGAATCCAGACGCGCTTGCGCGCGCGGGCAATAATCTTAACTTCTTCTTTATCTTCACCGGGCGGCAGATCGAGCACCTCGTCGAGCATCAGCATCATCTGGTCCATGATCATGCGTGCAACTTCGATGCCGATGCTGATCGGCACACCTTGCCATTCGGGCAGGCCAATAAGGTCGTGGCCGAGAATCATCGACATGTCATGAATTTCTTCGCGAATACGTGCACGTACGCGCGCACGTCCGCCGAGTCTTTCTTTGGTGAGAAATAAAAAGTAGCGCCTGTGCCGGCGGGCGAATCGTAAGAATGTGCCGACTGACTCATAGACGAGCTGGCGCGCTGTCAGGCGGCGTGCGCGAACCCCGGCGACGAGATTTTCCATCGGGCGAAAACAATATTCAACGAGTTCGACGGCCAGATCTTCCATTTCGTTGAAATGCCGGTAGAATGTCGCAGGCACTACGCCCGCTTCGCGCGTGACCTCGCGCAGGCTGATGCTTGAAAAGCTGCGGTCGTCGCTCATGAGTTTAATCGCCGCTACCATGAGTGCGCGGTGGGTTTTCAGGCGTTGCTGCGATTTTTTCATGCTGCCGCCTTCGTCTTGCGCCTCTGGCGCAGGTATTCGATCACCATCGGCATCACGGAGAGCAGAACGATGCCGATGACCACGAGGCTGAAATGTTTGCGAATGACTTCGAGATTACCGAATGCGTAACCAGCGAGGGTCATCGAGCTGATCCAGAAGATGCCGCCGACTACGTTAAAAATGGCAAAATCGCGGTATCGCATTTCGGCAATACCCGCGACAAACGGGGCCAAAGTTCTCACAATGGGAACAAAGCGCGCGAGCACAATGGTTTTATTGCCATACTTCTCGTAAAATTCATGGGTTTTCTGCAGGTATTCACGTTTGACGACGCGCGAAAACCGTCGCGTGACCACGTGCCCGAGGTAACGGCCGACTGCGTAGTTCAGGGTATCTCCGGCTATTGCCGCAACTGACAGGCTCACGAGAATAATGGGGAGTGAAAGGGTGCCCCGCGCCGCAAGCGCGCCCACGGCAAACAGCAGGGAATCGCCCGGCAAGAAGGGGGTGACGACGAGGCCGGTTTCGGCAAAGATGACGGTGAACAGAATAGCATACATCCATATACCATACTGCAGCGACCAGGCGTCGAGATACCGCTCAAGGTGCAAAACCACGTCAATCGCGGCAACGATAAACTCCATGTTTACTAACTTTACCACCGCACGTGGTCTGACAATAAATATCTGCAAAAACGCCTATTGCAGAAAGTGTTGCCGCAACCTTTGGCAGAGCAATTCTGGGCCTATGAAGACCCCATACCGCTTTGCGCTGATTCTGGGCCTTGCGGCCGCCAGCGCCTGTGCATCCACGACAAAGAGGCTCGATGCGAATGAAGACCTGACCGCAGATTCGGGTGAACTCACCAGGGGGGAGCTCGAAAAGGCCGCGCAGGCCATGGCGCAGAAGGTGCAGGCTCACTTTCAGGCAAACCGGCCCGCCGAGGGCATTTTTGTCGCCTTTCTGCCGACGAAAAACGACACTTCTGAGCAGCTGCCCGTCAATGTATTCGACAACCGGGTCGTGGCCGATCTGCTCGCCGGCAAGATCTACACGGTGAGGGTTGAAGACCGCACGAAGGCCCTTTCTGAAATCGCGTTCAGCCAGACCGGAGCTACGGCGAACGGCATTTCGGCCGGCAAAATGCGCAGCCCTAACTTCTTCATTCAGGCAGAAATTCACGAGAATATTTTCAAGACCGGCGGCACGCGCATTGTGGAGCAGATTCTGAACTTTGAGATGCGCTCGGTCGAAACGCAGCTCGTGGTGTTCAGCGACCAGATTATCTACCGCAAGAAGCCGCGTAACCAAAAGGGCGGCGTGGGATGGTAACACGAAATATGTGCGCGAGGGCGATAGCCTTCGCGCATGTATTTCTGGTTTTCCACTGCTCGGGTTCATACGCGAAGAAGATTCGCGGCGCTGAAGAGGCCTTCTATTCAGGTGATATCGATACCGCAGTACAGCGTATAACCCCGCTCGCGCAGGATTCAAACGCGAAAGACCGTTTGCTCTACTATATGGAAGCAGGGGTCGTCTACCATGCCAAGGGGGATTTCAAGACCAGCAATGAAATTTTCGGGCGCGCCGATGAAATGGCCGAAGAAATCAAGACCAGCATCAGCAGTTCGGTCGCGGGCTTTTTGCTGAGCGACCGCGAGTCAGCATTTCAAGGCGAAAATTTCGAGCGTATTCTCATCAAGTATTATATCGCGCTGAACCAGGTTTTGCTCGGCGACATCGCTGCCGCGAAGCGCACACTCAGAAAGCTCGAGGTCGATCTCAAGGATATGAAATATGAAGATGCCGCGTACAAGCAGGTGCTTGCGGCCCGGTATCTCGATGCATTGATATCTGAAGAGCTGAAGCAATATAACGACGCGCGTGTGCAGTATAAAAATCTCGAAATGTTCGGCGTCGATGGCGCATGGCTCGCGCGCGAGCGTTATGCTCTGGCTGCCAGGGCGCGCGACGCGGGTGACATGGCGAAATACGCGGCGCACAAATTTTCGGTGCTCGACACGGGCGTGAGAACGCCCGCTGGTAAAGAGGCGGGTGAACTCGTCGTTTTGGTGCAGACGGGTAAGGCCGCGGTCAAGGCAAGCCGGGGTAACCTGATGAGTGACCGGGAATTTGCGCTTGCACTGCGCGTTGCAATCGACGTCGCGATTTTGTCGCAGGGTAAAGGCCTTTCGACGGCGGGTGTGATCGCCATGATGGGCACTGCCGAGAATCCGATTCCCAAATTTGACGTGCGCGATCACTCAGGCGTGCCCCCGCTTTCGGTTATGGCTGCAGAGCTCACCGGTGCTGCACTCTTGACTGATTTCGATCTGATGGCGCAGAAAAACTTTAACGACAACTATTCGTCTTATATCAACAAGAATGTGGCATCGATTGCGACCAAGATAGTCGTCGCCGCCGTCGCAGCAGATCAACTGGCGCGGCAAATTCGCAAAAATAACGACGGCGTGGTCGGTGCGCTCGGCGGGCTCGCTGTGGGGTTGGGCGCGGGCGGCGCAGTCGCAGCCACGGTCAAACCCGATCTGCGCAGCTGGCATATGCTGCCATCGGGTTTCGCGGCGCTGCGTGTCTGGCTGCCGCCTGGCAAATATTCGCTGACCGTGCCCGATGCGACGTCGGGCTATGTTGTTTACGGAAATTATCTGCAGCCCTTTGAAATTCAGGCAGGCAAAAAGAGTTTTGTGTCGCTGCGCGCGTTTAAGCGCGGGCTTTGATGCGGCGCAGGCTGTAACCGCCGATTGCGACGATCGCGCAGGGTAACCATACTGCCTTGATTTCAGAGGCGAGAATTGCCAAACCTCTGCCGGTGAAAAACTCGCGCGCAGTCAGCGGGCTGACTTCAATCGGTCTCAGCGAGAAGAAATAACGTTCGCCGGTGAAAGGTATGAAGAAGCCGACGCCCTTGCCCCCGGTGGTGAGCGCGTCGAGAACACCGTGTGAGGCAGTCGCGGCGAAGACGAACAGAAAAACTTTCAGGCGATGCCCTTGGAATGCGTTTAAATACGCAATCGCCGCAGCGAACAATGCTGCAAACACGAGCGAATGGCTGAGGCCACGGTGGCCGAGCATATGGCCATAGGGTATACCGAATCTGAAGGCTATGACATCCGCATCGGGCAGCATGCTCGCGAATATGCCGATGAGCAGCAGCTTGTAATGTATCTGCTTCTTGCCTGCTGCGATCGCGATCGCAACGGGAACAACAGGATGCGTAATGAGCGAAGCCACGAGGGCTTAAGCGAGCGCTTTGCGCACGTCTTCGGGCGCCTGTATGAGTTCTATCAGCACGCCTTCGCCGCAGAGCGGAAATTCTTCATTGCCTTTTGGGTGGATAAAGCACACATCGTGGCCGGCCGCACCCTTGCGAATGCCGCCCGGGGTGAAGCGCATGCCCTGCGCGGTCAGGTATTCCACTGCCGCTTTGAGATCGTCGACCCAGAGGCCGATATGGTTGAGGGCTGGGTCGTCGACTTTGGGTTTTTTCGCCGGGTCAATCGGCTGCATGATATCGACCTCGACTGCGTGAACGCCGTGGCCGATCTCGAGAATATCTTCGTCGACATTCTCTTTTTCACTGACGAAAACAGACTTTGGGGTGAGGCCCAGGGTATCGACCCAAAGCTTGCGCAGGCGGCCCTTGTCGGGGGCGCCCACCGCGATCTGTTGAACACCGAGTATTTTAAAGGGTCTCTGCATACATTACGCCGCTTGCTTCGAGCGCCTCAGCAAGCGACGTGCCCTGAGGTGCTCGAAGGGCATCACGGCTACGCCTCTGATTCTTTCAGGGTGTAGATTTCGTCTTTCACCGGCAGTTCGCGGCGAAGGTTTTTGATGAACGGGTTTGGGTCGCCCATCGGTGAATAGTCAGGGCAATCGGAAACGACGCGGCGTGCTACCGTGAAGTATTTATATTGCTTTTCTTCGCCTGAGCGCTTCGCCCAGCGTTTTTTTGAGCATTTGACGCGCAAAACGTATTTGCTCGCGTCGGCTTCGAACACGCGCACGACATGGCAATGTTCGCAGTTCGCGCAATAGACTTTTTCTCTCATGTTATCGTCTAAAACTATTTTCGAAACAGGGGGTCAACGAAATAAGCGCGGGCCAACCGCGACAGGTACCCATCTGCTGCATAAATCATTGACCCCGCGTTCGCCGTCTGCATGTTTTCGACGCATGTTGAAGACCCTCGCTACCGAAGAGCTGAAGATTCTGAACGCCCTTTCTGAAAATGCGTTGCTTAGCAACCAAGATCTCGCTGCGCTCGTGGGGGGGGATGTTTCACGCATCGCAGAGGTGCGCTCTGAACTCGAGTCGTCGGGCATTATTCTGAAATACCGCGCGATTATTAATTGGGAAAAAATCGAAAGTTCTGGGGTGAACGCGGTCATTCAGGTCAAGGTCACCCCCGCGCAGGGGCAGGGATACGACGAAGTCGCCCGCCGCGTCTCGGCTTTTCCCGAAGTGCGTACGTGCCTGCTCGTCTCAGGCTCGTTCGATTTACTCGTTGAGGTAGACGGCCCATCACTGCGCGACGTTGCCTTTTTCGTCGCCGATAAACTCGCAACGATCGAAGGCGTGAACCACACCAGCACCAACTTTCTTCTAAAGCGTTACAAGCAGTCCGGTGACATGTTCTCGGTGAGCGGTAAGACCCATCGCCTGCCGATGGTTATATAAGGGGTCTGGGCGCCCGAAAAAATTGGCGGCAGCCGTCTTCGGCGCTTAAGCAGCATTTCGTCTTACGAAATGCGAGGCCGCCGGTTTTTTCGGTTAACCGCGCCCTGACGGCTATCGGAAGCTGCGAGGCTTTCGCCTTTTGCGGATTGAGCGCGGCGAAAACTTATCTGTATTCTTCGGTTGGCAGCGAAGCGCTTACAAATTCTTCAACCAGACTTTCACGCGCCCGGCCTCTGACGAATTCGGAGAGAGCGCCAGGTATTTTTCGAAATGCTTCTTTGCGTCGGCCTTCTTCTTTTCGTTCTGCGCGGCGATGCCGGCGCCAAGATATGCTTCAGCCAAATCTGGGTATGATTGAATCGCTCGCTCATAGACCTTCAGCGCGTCGCGTGACTTTTTCGCACGTAGGTTGATGGCGCCGGCGTTGATGAGCAGACGATGGTCTGTGAACGTATTCTTTTCGGCGGCCGCGTAGCTTTTGAGCGCAGCTGCAAAGTTTGTTTGGCTTGCATAGACGTTACCCTGCACGTAGTGCGCGCGGCCATGGTTCGGGTGGCGCTGCAGTGCATCTCTGATCGTCTGCGCTGCTTCTGCAACCTTACCTTCTGCGAGCTGCACCTCGGCGATTGCGGTCAGGCATTGTTTCTGCGTTGGGTTTGCGCGCTCACCAGAGCGTGCTGCATTCAACGCGGCTTTGAGGTCGCCTTTATCGACGAGCAGTTCTGCGGCCTCGCCGAAGAGCGCCGCCTTTTTGTTGTCGTCAGTTGCCGCATTGGCTTCTTTAAGCAGTGCGTCGATCTTCTGGTTGAGTGGAATATCAAGACGCGTGCGCGCCGCCGTCTTTTCTTTGCACGCTGCGGTGCCTAAGAGTGCAAGCAAAATCAGGGTTCTATAATTCATTTTTCTTCAAGCTCCACGCCGTTCATGTAGATGGAAATCATCTCGTCTACCTTAGATTCGATATCACGGTTGTAGCGGCCAAACAAGAGCCATTGTGACAGAACTTCACGCAATCCGCCTGAAACGAGAAAGCTCATCAGCTCAGAGTCGTGTTTCTTGAGCCTGCCCGAGGTGATACCCCGGTCGAGCATGACCCGAATCGTTGCCTGCAGCAGTTCTTGAAACCAGACAGTCTGCGCGCGAATCTTGGGCTCTGAGTTCATCGTCGTGAGCAACAGTATGACGGTCTCGCGATGGTTCTGAAATACCGAAAGCAGTGATTTTGCGAGGTCGCTGAGCGCGCGCTTGAAGTTCTTGTGGTCGAGTGCCTCGACCTGCAGGTCGGTGAGATAGCGCTGAATATCGATGAAAATCTCTTGCAAAAGAGCGTTCAAGACCTGTTCGACGCTTTGAAAATGCAGGTAAAACGTGCCTCGTGCGAGTTTGCTTTTCTTAACGACGTCGGCGATACTTGTGCCGGCATAACCCTTCTGGGCAAACACGGCTTTGGCCGCTTCTAGAATTTTCTCGCGCGTGAGTTCTTTGCGTTTCTCTTGTCGCATGGGTTGTACCTTCGGGTAATCGCTAAGATTAGACAGCCTGTCTCAAAAAGTCGCTTCGGTTTACGAGACAAATTCGTATGCTCGAAGAGGCCATATTACGCACCGCGCTCGCCGCCGCCTACAGCGAGGCCGAGCTGGCATTTGCCGAGAACGAAGTGCCTGTCGGTGCAGTCGTCGTCTGGAACAATGAAATTATCGCACGCGACCACAATCGCATCGTGCAATCGGCGAATGCGCTGCGCCATGCGGAGCTCAGCGTGCTCGAGCGCGCGGCGGGCGTAGTCAAGAATGAGCGCCTCATCGACTGCCATCTGGTGACGACCCTCGAGCCTTGTATGATGTGTTCGGGCGCCATTGTGCATTCGCGCGTCGCTTCGGTGCATTTTCTGGCCGAAGAAGAGCGCGCGCCGGGTCTGAAACAGCTTCTGGCGCTGCCGAATGTGAACCACAAGCCGCAGCTTTACCGCCACCGCAGCGAAGACTGGGATTCAGCAGCGCTGCTGCGCCGATTTTTTCAGATGCGCCGGCAATGATCGATTCGACCCAGACAAATCACGATTCAGCGCCCCCGGTAACGCTGCGCATTCACGCAGACGCGTTGCGCCACAATCTCGCCCGTTTTCGCCAGCTGGCACCGCGCAGCAAGATACTGTTGCCGGTGAAGGCCAATGCCTATGGCTGCGGACTGCAGACGCTGTTTCCGGTTTTTCAAAAGAACGACGTCGACGTGCTGGGCGTCGCGAACTGCAACGAGGCAGTTGAACTGCGTGCGCTCGGCTGGCAGAAGCCTGTGCTGAACCTCGGCGGTTTTTTCAGGGGCAACATCCAGAGCATTCTCGACCACCAGATTTCGGCTTCGATCACTGACTTGTGGCAAGTGAACGAACTGAACGCCGCCGCATCTGGCGCGACAGTGCGCGTGCACCTGAAGCTCGATCTCGGTATGGGGCGCATTGGCATTCGTCAGAATGAGTTGCCTGATCTGGTTTCTGCGCTGAAGGCCGCACCAAACCTGCAGATCGACGGCATGTTTACGCACTTTCCGCATTCGGGGCCCGAGGCGGCCCCCTTTACGCTGGCGCAGAATGAAAACTTTGTGAGGATCTCGCACGAACTCATAAATGAACTTCAGCTTGAGCGTGGCTCGGTAACTCTGCATGCGGCGAACTCGTACAGTGCAGCCTTCTTTTCGCAGACGCACCACGACATGATTCGCCCCGGCATTTTGTTTTATGGTTATTACCAAAGCGAAAGTGACCGGGTGCAGTTTAATGAGCGTTTCGGCTTCAGGCCGGCGCTCGAACTTGTGGCGACGCCGATCAGCGTGCGCACGCTGCGCCGGGGCGACGGCATCTCTTATGCGTCGCTCTACCATGTAACCGAAGAACAAGAGACTGTCGCTGTGTTGCCCCTGGGCTATGCCGACGGTATTCCGCGGGCGCTCTCGAACCAGATCACTTTCGGCCGCCACCCCCTGCGCGGCCGGGTGACGATGGACCAGATTATTCTCGGCAACGCGGAGGGCACCTCGCCGATTCGCCTGCTGGGTGAGGGGCTACCTTCTTTGGAATACTGGGGTGAACTTTCGCACAGCTTTTCTTATGAACTCATGTCTCATCTCGGCAACCGCATACAGCGTGTGCTGGTCGACTAGCCCGTTTGAAACTCGTCGTATTTTGCCATTTTTGCGCTTTCTGCCGATTACAGTAGACGTCGGCGGCTGATTCCGTATTTCGTGTTCTGATTTTTACGAATCACTAAGGAGACAACATGAAAAAGATGATGATTCTGGTGGCTTTTTGCGCTGTGGCGGCGGGCGCCTGCAAAAAAAGTGTATCGGGCCAGACCAGCCAGTGGACGCACAACCTGAAAGAACTCGATGAGGCAGTCACGCAGTACCCGGCGCTCAAGAACCTGCTGACGGCGAAAGCGACTGAAGCCAAGGCAATATACGCCGAGGCGGAAAAAATCGGTGACGAAGAACAAAAGGCCGAGAAAATTGCTGCGGCGATCGCTAAGCTGAAAGAAAACCTGGGTATCGTGCTTGAAATCAAGTACAAACTTCAAGGCATTGACTCAACGGTCGAAAAAATTACAAAAGTGAAGACATCGAAAGACCGTGCGAACCGTGCGACCGCAGAAATCAAGGCAATCCGCGCTGAACAGGATTCTATCGAGAAAGCGATGAGTGCGCTGAAGCCGGCAACGGGCGAAGAGCTGAACGCGCAGGGCAAAGAACTTGTGAGCAAGCTGATTTCTCTCGGTGGCCGGGCCGACCGGGCTCTGAAACTCGTTAAAGGCAAATAAGCGATGAAGCAAATGCGGGCAATCGGGTACCATGTGCAGCGCGGGGCGCGCACGGCAGCCCGGTTGCTCGCGTTTGCCGCCTCATTCGCGGTACTTTATGCGGCCCGCGGCGACACAAACCGCGGGCAGGGCATCAGCGCTACGGCAGCACAGAGCGATTTCAAAATCATGAACAAGATATTCGCCGAGGCGCATGCCACTGCGTTCAGGCAAACTGGCACAGCAGAGCCGCCGGTTCTGTTTGATGAGAAAAAAAAGGTCAGCATACGCGATTTTGTGCTACGTGTGCTCGAACATTACCGGGGCCTGCACGTCGACCATACCGGGCTCGGCTTTTCGCCAGAGCTGATCGAAGAGCTGGGCCTTAAAACTGCACTTTTTCCTTTCCCGTTAAAATTCATCGAGGGTCGCGCTTTTGCCGATTGCGAGTACCTTGAACTGCGGCCGGGATCAGAAATTCTGCAGATTAACGGAAAGCCGATGCTTGAAATTCTGCAAAAGCTTGAGATGGCCGCGGGCATCAAAGACCCCGAAGGCCGCTGGGCAGATTACCGCATCGGTGAAGGTTTTTCTTTTATCTATTATATGGCGAATGGCGCCGCATCAGAATGGAAAATTCAATACAAGTCGGGTAACAGGCAGAAAGAGATTGTGGTCAACACTGCCGCTGCAGAGCCATCACCATTCGTGCCACGTAAGTCTGCGCTGAAAGCGCAGCACAGCCAACCCCTGTTCACAATGTTCAATCCGTCGCTGAAAGCGGCGTACCTTGCCATCAATACCTTTATGCCAACCGGCAACCAGCTCGATACGATTGAAAGCTGGCACAATCACCTCAACCTGCTACACCAGGAATCACGCGCAAAGGGAGTTGAAAATCTCGTGATCGATCTGCGAACCAACCGCGGCGGTGTGATGCTGTTTTCTGCCGCTGCGGCAACGTGGTTTATCACGAAGCCGGTGGGCGACCGTAGCCGCAGCAGCGCCAGATCGCGTATTCTGCCGTATAAACAGTATGCTCAGGCGATTAATGGCATGGCGTCTACCGAGGCGATGCTGCGCGATACCGAAAATCATCTTCAAAAATCTTTTGCCGATAAAATGAAAGACGGTTACTTCGAAACACGCGCGACCGAAGCAAGGTTTCTCGAACTGACGCCGATAGAGCAGGCACACGCGTTCAAGAAGATCTATATTCTGACCGGGCCTGCGACCTATTCGGCTGCCGTCAATTTCGCCCGGCTCGTGCGCCTCGGCAATGAAAACGCGGTGATCGTGGGCGAAGAGACGGGCAGCCCGGGTGACGGGCACTCCGCTGAAATTTTACTCACTTACAAGCTGCCCGCTTCTGGTCTGCTCTTCGAGATACCTTTGGTCAAAGTGGCTTTTGCCCCACTTGTCGCAGGGCAAAAACCAGGGCGGGGACTCAAGCCTGACATCACGGTCGTCGAAACTGCCGCAGACTTCGTCGCGGGCAAAGACACGGGCCTCAACGCCGTATCAGATCTAATGGACAAAAAGTGAAACGTTCAATTCTGTTCGTGTTGACGGCCGGGCTCTTTGCCTGCAGTACTGACCGCATTCGCGACAAGCCCATTTCTTTCTCAGAATGGCGCGTGCAGCAAACGCTCGCTTATGTTGAATCGCGTTATGGCGTGAAACAAGAATCACTCGAGATGCTGCCGGTGATGGTTGTCTCGCACTACACGGCCATGGACTCGCTTGATGTTTCGTTTAATTACATGAACCATGAAGAGATGGAATCGGGCCGCAGCCAGCTCAAGAAAGCCGGCGGCGCAAATATCGCCGTGCACTTTCTCGTCGGCAAGGCGGGTGACATTTACCGTCTCATGCCCGAGAATCATATCGGCAGGCATGCGATTGGCCTAAATCGCCATTCGATCGGCATTGAGAATGTCGGTAACGATGAAGCGTCACTCACGACCGCTCAGGTTGAGGCGAATGAGCTGATCGTTCGCCGGCTGGTGCAGAAATTTCCCATTCGCTATCTGATCGGCCACTCAGAATACCGGCGCTTTGAAAACACCCCGATATGGGAAGAGGCCGACGAAACCTACCGCACCGAAAAGCATGACCCCGGTGAGTCATTCATGGCGGCGCTCAGGGGGCGCGTTGCCGATCTTTCACTCAGAGAGCGCTATGACCGGTCAGAAATTGCTGCCCGTGTAGAGTTTACGCTCGCCGGTTATGCGAAGAAAGGTTTGTTTGCCGGCACGGCGCTCGTGGTCGACGACGGCAAGATCATCTACCGCGGAGCTTTCGGCAAAAACGCAGAAAGTGGCCAGCCACTCAAACCCGAAAACCGCGTGTATCTCGCTTCGGCGGCAAAACCGTTTACGGCATTGGCTGCGGCGATGCTCGAAGCAAAGGGAAAAATTTCTTACGAGTCACCGGTAGCGCCGTATTTTCCGCAGCTTGCGCACCTTTTGAAGGGCGTAAAACTGAAACATCTGCTTGCGCACACCTCAGGCCTGGAAGACTATTATAAGCTGGGCTTGCCGGCAGTTCCCTTCACGAACCAGAATGCCCTGGCGCTGATTGCCGCGCAAAAACAGCCGCTTAACCCCGCGGGAAAAAAGTTCGTGTACGCAAATTCAAACTATATACTTATTGCTGAAATAGTCGCGAGACTCGCTGGAATGCCATTTGCAGAATTTTTGAGATCCGAAATATTTGCGAAAGCTGAAATGACGGCGACCGATTTCGTCGTGAGTGCAAAGGCTGAAAATGCACCTGTGCCGGCGACTGATGCAGGGGGTAGGCTGTTCAGGTATGGCTACGCAACGGAAGGGCCGGGGGGGCTCTGCACGACAGTCGACGACCTTGCGCGGTTTGATCTCGCGCTTTTCGGCAATAAGCTTCTGAAGCCGAGGTCGCAGGCAAAGCTTTTTAAGGCTCAGGCAGCTGTCGAGGCGCGGCAGAACCAGTATGCAATAGG
The sequence above is a segment of the Turneriella parva DSM 21527 genome. Coding sequences within it:
- the alr gene encoding alanine racemase, producing the protein MIDSTQTNHDSAPPVTLRIHADALRHNLARFRQLAPRSKILLPVKANAYGCGLQTLFPVFQKNDVDVLGVANCNEAVELRALGWQKPVLNLGGFFRGNIQSILDHQISASITDLWQVNELNAAASGATVRVHLKLDLGMGRIGIRQNELPDLVSALKAAPNLQIDGMFTHFPHSGPEAAPFTLAQNENFVRISHELINELQLERGSVTLHAANSYSAAFFSQTHHDMIRPGILFYGYYQSESDRVQFNERFGFRPALELVATPISVRTLRRGDGISYASLYHVTEEQETVAVLPLGYADGIPRALSNQITFGRHPLRGRVTMDQIILGNAEGTSPIRLLGEGLPSLEYWGELSHSFSYELMSHLGNRIQRVLVD
- a CDS encoding serine hydrolase is translated as MKRSILFVLTAGLFACSTDRIRDKPISFSEWRVQQTLAYVESRYGVKQESLEMLPVMVVSHYTAMDSLDVSFNYMNHEEMESGRSQLKKAGGANIAVHFLVGKAGDIYRLMPENHIGRHAIGLNRHSIGIENVGNDEASLTTAQVEANELIVRRLVQKFPIRYLIGHSEYRRFENTPIWEEADETYRTEKHDPGESFMAALRGRVADLSLRERYDRSEIAARVEFTLAGYAKKGLFAGTALVVDDGKIIYRGAFGKNAESGQPLKPENRVYLASAAKPFTALAAAMLEAKGKISYESPVAPYFPQLAHLLKGVKLKHLLAHTSGLEDYYKLGLPAVPFTNQNALALIAAQKQPLNPAGKKFVYANSNYILIAEIVARLAGMPFAEFLRSEIFAKAEMTATDFVVSAKAENAPVPATDAGGRLFRYGYATEGPGGLCTTVDDLARFDLALFGNKLLKPRSQAKLFKAQAAVEARQNQYAIGWYVYPDRGVAYHDGNFGGYHSINWINAKKKQAIILLGNRHTDKVREITWHLDRALNGLEAKKLD
- a CDS encoding S41 family peptidase is translated as MRAIGYHVQRGARTAARLLAFAASFAVLYAARGDTNRGQGISATAAQSDFKIMNKIFAEAHATAFRQTGTAEPPVLFDEKKKVSIRDFVLRVLEHYRGLHVDHTGLGFSPELIEELGLKTALFPFPLKFIEGRAFADCEYLELRPGSEILQINGKPMLEILQKLEMAAGIKDPEGRWADYRIGEGFSFIYYMANGAASEWKIQYKSGNRQKEIVVNTAAAEPSPFVPRKSALKAQHSQPLFTMFNPSLKAAYLAINTFMPTGNQLDTIESWHNHLNLLHQESRAKGVENLVIDLRTNRGGVMLFSAAAATWFITKPVGDRSRSSARSRILPYKQYAQAINGMASTEAMLRDTENHLQKSFADKMKDGYFETRATEARFLELTPIEQAHAFKKIYILTGPATYSAAVNFARLVRLGNENAVIVGEETGSPGDGHSAEILLTYKLPASGLLFEIPLVKVAFAPLVAGQKPGRGLKPDITVVETAADFVAGKDTGLNAVSDLMDKK